In one Angustibacter luteus genomic region, the following are encoded:
- a CDS encoding prolyl oligopeptidase family serine peptidase, translated as MASTAPLPTQDYPQAERLDLVERLPESDPTHDVADPYRWLEDDAAEATQAWSRAQDELLAEHREQWGGREHLRSRVTELLGAGVVSAPAWRGDRQFVIRRTAGQEHALLLVVDGDGTERVLLDPMVIDPSGATTLDSWQPSKEGHLLAYQLSEGGREESVLRVLDVATGELVDGPIDRARYSPVAWLPGGEAFYYVRRIDTAHLPADEQQYHRRVWLHRVGTSADDDVLVFGEGLEKTNYYGVSVSMDGRWLSVTASAGTAPTNDLWLADLHAGSVEAPELVVVQSSDVDAQTSLSVGRDGRGYVFTDRDAPRGRIAVVDPSAPAYENWVDLVGQDDEAVLEGFAVLDGDALDTALCVVAWTRHAVGELTVHELATGVRVGEVPLPGVGSVGGLSEHPEGGHEVWIGYTDSVTPSSVLRFDARTGETSTWATAPGSVDVPTVSTQQLVYRSKDGTEVRLLVVSPTAEADRPRPTVLYGYGGFGLPLTPGYSAGILAWVEAGGVYAVAGLRGGGEEGEDWHRDGMLGHKQNVFDDFHAAAEFLIEQGWTTTEQLSISGGSNGGLLVGAAVTQRPELFAAVVCSAPLLDMVRYEKFGLGATWASEYGTAADPEQLGWLLGYSPYHRVVEGTHYPATLFTVFAGDTRVDPLHARKLAAAMQHATSVGPDEAPILVRAEANVGHGGRAISKSVELTADALAFAAHHTGLALG; from the coding sequence ATGGCGTCCACCGCACCTCTGCCGACCCAGGACTACCCGCAGGCGGAGCGCCTCGACCTCGTCGAGCGCCTCCCCGAGTCCGACCCGACCCACGACGTGGCGGACCCGTACCGCTGGCTGGAGGACGACGCGGCCGAGGCGACGCAGGCGTGGTCCCGCGCGCAGGACGAGCTGCTCGCCGAGCACCGCGAGCAGTGGGGCGGGCGCGAGCACCTGCGCAGCCGGGTCACCGAGCTGCTCGGCGCGGGCGTCGTCAGCGCCCCGGCCTGGCGCGGCGACCGCCAGTTCGTGATCCGCCGCACGGCCGGGCAGGAGCACGCGCTGCTGCTGGTGGTGGACGGCGACGGCACCGAGCGGGTGCTGCTGGACCCGATGGTGATCGACCCGTCCGGCGCCACCACGCTGGACAGCTGGCAGCCCAGCAAGGAGGGCCACCTGCTCGCCTACCAGCTGAGCGAGGGTGGCCGCGAGGAGTCGGTGCTGCGGGTCCTGGACGTCGCGACCGGTGAGCTCGTGGACGGTCCGATCGACCGGGCCCGCTACTCCCCCGTCGCCTGGCTGCCCGGCGGCGAGGCGTTCTACTACGTGCGGCGGATCGACACCGCCCACCTGCCGGCCGACGAGCAGCAGTACCACCGCCGGGTCTGGCTGCACCGCGTCGGCACCAGCGCGGACGACGACGTGCTGGTCTTCGGCGAGGGGCTGGAGAAGACGAACTACTACGGGGTGTCGGTGTCGATGGACGGGCGCTGGCTCAGCGTCACCGCCTCGGCCGGCACGGCGCCGACGAACGACCTGTGGCTGGCCGACCTGCACGCCGGCTCCGTCGAGGCGCCCGAGCTGGTCGTCGTCCAGTCCAGCGACGTGGACGCCCAGACCAGCCTGTCCGTCGGCCGGGACGGCCGGGGCTACGTGTTCACCGACCGGGACGCCCCGCGCGGCCGCATCGCGGTCGTCGACCCGAGCGCCCCGGCGTACGAGAACTGGGTCGACCTCGTCGGGCAGGACGACGAGGCCGTGCTCGAGGGCTTCGCGGTGCTGGACGGCGACGCGCTGGACACCGCGCTGTGCGTCGTCGCCTGGACCCGGCACGCCGTCGGCGAGCTGACCGTGCACGAGCTCGCGACCGGCGTCCGGGTGGGCGAGGTGCCGCTGCCCGGCGTCGGTTCGGTCGGCGGGCTGAGCGAGCACCCCGAGGGCGGCCACGAGGTCTGGATCGGGTACACCGACTCGGTCACGCCGAGCAGCGTGCTGCGCTTCGACGCGAGGACCGGCGAGACGTCGACGTGGGCGACTGCGCCGGGCTCGGTGGACGTGCCCACGGTGAGCACCCAACAGCTGGTCTACCGGAGCAAGGACGGCACCGAGGTCCGGCTGCTGGTCGTGTCGCCCACCGCCGAGGCGGACCGCCCGCGCCCGACCGTGCTCTACGGCTACGGCGGCTTCGGCCTGCCGCTCACCCCCGGGTACTCCGCCGGCATCCTCGCCTGGGTCGAGGCCGGCGGCGTGTACGCCGTGGCCGGCCTGCGCGGCGGCGGCGAGGAGGGCGAGGACTGGCACCGGGACGGCATGCTCGGCCACAAGCAGAACGTCTTCGACGACTTCCACGCCGCGGCCGAGTTCCTCATCGAGCAGGGGTGGACGACGACCGAGCAGCTGTCGATCAGCGGCGGCTCGAACGGCGGGTTGCTGGTCGGCGCGGCCGTGACCCAGCGGCCGGAGCTGTTCGCCGCCGTGGTGTGCTCGGCACCGCTGCTGGACATGGTGCGGTACGAGAAGTTCGGCCTGGGCGCGACCTGGGCGAGCGAGTACGGGACGGCGGCCGACCCCGAGCAGCTGGGCTGGCTGCTCGGCTACTCGCCCTACCACCGCGTCGTCGAGGGCACCCACTACCCGGCGACGCTGTTCACCGTGTTCGCCGGGGACACCCGGGTGGACCCGCTGCACGCCCGCAAGCTCGCGGCGGCCATGCAGCACGCGACGTCCGTGGGTCCGGATGAGGCGCCCATCCTGGTGCGCGCCGAGGCGAACGTCGGGCACGGCGGGCGGGCGATCTCGAAGTCCGTGGAGCTCACCGCGGACGCGCTGGCGTTCGCTGCGCACCACACCGGGCTCGCGCTGGGCTGA
- the malQ gene encoding 4-alpha-glucanotransferase, producing the protein MTDARHEPPSRELVDLARRFGVATEYWSWTGEHVLVSASTVRAVLAALGVDASDDEAAQQSLHLADEAPWRRVLPPVVVTRSGWTPWVPVHLPHGSSVLAWIELEGGGRRELEQRDHWVEPRVLEGQQVGEATFEVPADLPLGWHRLVARVAGRTSSCPLVVTPAQLTMPAALTGEGRAWGFMTQLYSVRSCRSWGIGDLDDLAELAVWSAADLGADFVLTNPLHAAEPVGEMEPSPYLPTTRRFVNPLYIRVEAIPEVGAMPSAQRQLIEWQADAAQQANAADGLDRDACWQAKRSALEQVHEQGRTLGREREFEAFCVEQGQGLVDFATWCALAEEHGLPWGQWPVELHDPTSDAVADERDRLAERVDFYRWLQWVADEQLASAHRRARAAGMSLGVVHDLAVGVHPEGADVWGLRDALAHGVTVGAPPDAFNQQGQDWSQPPWRPDQLAELGYAPYRDMLRTVLRHAGGVRVDHVLGLFRLWWVPDGHPPTEGTYVRYDHEALVGILALEAHRAGAVVIGEDLGVVEPWVRTYLSERGVLGTSILWFEKDDDGEPLPPEKWRELCLATVTTHDLPPTAGYLAGVHVDLRESLGLLTRPVEQEREIDEAERESVLAMLVARGLLAPGSGERETVEALHRFLTWTPSRLLGVSLSDAVGDRRTINQPGTDEEYPNWRVPLADPSGQPLLLDDVVRDRRARSLARAVRTTG; encoded by the coding sequence GTGACTGACGCCCGGCACGAACCGCCCAGCCGAGAGCTGGTCGATCTCGCGCGCCGCTTCGGGGTCGCCACCGAGTACTGGAGCTGGACGGGCGAGCACGTCCTGGTGTCAGCCTCGACGGTGCGCGCGGTGCTGGCGGCGCTCGGGGTCGACGCGTCGGACGACGAGGCCGCCCAGCAGTCGCTGCACCTCGCCGACGAGGCGCCGTGGCGCCGGGTGCTGCCACCCGTCGTGGTGACGCGCAGCGGCTGGACGCCGTGGGTGCCGGTGCACCTCCCGCACGGCAGCTCCGTGCTCGCCTGGATCGAGCTCGAGGGCGGCGGACGGCGCGAGCTCGAGCAGCGCGACCACTGGGTCGAGCCACGGGTGCTCGAGGGTCAGCAGGTGGGCGAGGCGACCTTCGAGGTGCCGGCCGACCTGCCGCTGGGCTGGCACCGGTTGGTGGCCCGGGTGGCCGGCCGGACGTCGTCCTGCCCGTTGGTGGTCACCCCGGCCCAGCTGACCATGCCCGCCGCCCTGACCGGCGAGGGTCGGGCCTGGGGCTTCATGACGCAGCTGTACTCGGTGCGCTCGTGCCGGTCCTGGGGCATCGGGGACCTGGACGACCTGGCGGAGCTGGCCGTCTGGAGCGCGGCCGACCTGGGCGCCGACTTCGTGCTGACCAACCCGCTGCACGCCGCGGAGCCGGTCGGCGAGATGGAGCCCTCGCCGTACCTGCCCACCACCCGGCGGTTCGTGAACCCGCTGTACATCCGGGTCGAGGCGATCCCTGAGGTGGGGGCCATGCCCTCGGCCCAGCGCCAGCTCATCGAGTGGCAGGCCGACGCCGCGCAGCAGGCCAACGCCGCCGACGGGCTCGACCGGGACGCCTGCTGGCAGGCCAAGCGGTCCGCCCTCGAGCAGGTCCACGAGCAGGGACGCACGCTGGGTCGTGAGCGCGAGTTCGAGGCGTTCTGCGTCGAGCAGGGCCAGGGCCTGGTGGACTTCGCCACCTGGTGCGCGCTCGCCGAGGAGCACGGACTGCCCTGGGGGCAGTGGCCCGTCGAGCTGCACGACCCGACGTCCGACGCCGTCGCCGACGAGCGCGACCGGCTGGCCGAGCGGGTCGACTTCTACCGCTGGCTGCAGTGGGTGGCCGACGAGCAGCTGGCGTCGGCGCACCGGCGCGCCCGGGCCGCCGGGATGTCGCTCGGCGTCGTCCACGACCTGGCCGTCGGCGTGCACCCCGAGGGCGCCGACGTGTGGGGGCTGCGGGACGCGCTCGCGCACGGCGTCACGGTCGGTGCGCCGCCGGACGCGTTCAACCAGCAGGGCCAGGACTGGTCGCAGCCGCCGTGGCGTCCGGACCAGCTCGCCGAGCTCGGCTACGCGCCGTACCGGGATATGCTGCGCACCGTGCTGCGGCACGCCGGCGGGGTGCGCGTCGACCACGTGCTGGGGCTGTTCCGGCTCTGGTGGGTGCCGGACGGCCACCCGCCGACCGAGGGCACCTACGTCCGGTACGACCACGAGGCGCTGGTCGGCATCCTGGCGCTGGAGGCGCACCGGGCCGGCGCCGTCGTGATCGGGGAGGACCTGGGCGTCGTCGAGCCGTGGGTGCGCACCTACCTGAGCGAGCGCGGGGTGCTCGGGACGTCGATCCTGTGGTTCGAGAAGGACGACGACGGCGAGCCGCTGCCGCCCGAGAAGTGGCGCGAGCTGTGCCTGGCCACCGTGACGACGCACGACCTGCCGCCCACCGCCGGGTACCTGGCCGGCGTGCACGTGGACCTGCGCGAGTCGCTGGGGCTGCTGACCCGTCCCGTCGAGCAGGAGCGGGAGATCGACGAGGCCGAGCGCGAGTCCGTGCTGGCGATGCTGGTGGCGCGCGGGCTGCTCGCGCCGGGGTCGGGGGAGCGCGAGACCGTCGAGGCCCTGCACCGGTTCCTGACCTGGACGCCGTCGCGGCTGCTGGGCGTCTCGCTGTCCGACGCCGTCGGGGACCGGCGGACCATCAACCAGCCCGGCACCGACGAGGAGTACCCGAACTGGCGGGTGCCGCTGGCGGACCCGTCCGGTCAGCCGCTGCTGCTCGACGACGTCGTCCGGGACCGTCGCGCGCGCTCGCTGGCGCGCGCCGTCCGCACCACCGGCTGA
- a CDS encoding SDR family oxidoreductase — MPPLALVTGATGYIGGRLVPELLKAGYDVRCLVRSPDKLRDRPWRDDVEIIEGDVGDVDTVTKAVEGTDVAYYLVHSLGSGKRFERRDRDMARSFARGARAGGAQRLVYLGGLYPDTEDLSPHLDSRKEVGEILLDSGVPTTVLRAAVILGSGSASFEMLRYLTERLPVMITPRWVDNKIQPIAVRDVLRYLVGAAQVDPEVSRGFDIGGPDVLTYREMMRRYATAAGLPRRRIYPVNVLTPRLSSHWVGVVTPVPNSLARPLVESLVHEVVCKEHDIARYVPDPDGGLVGFDRALELALAKVQAYDVDTSWSSASIPGTPSDPLPSDPDWAGGTLYVDERFAPVQAPREALWSVIEGIGGENGWYSWPLGWWARGVLDRLSGGPGLRRGRRNRYDLAVGDALDWWRVEEIEDLHLLRLRAEMRLPGLAWLELIVESPQDAADGPQDAPTDGVVFRQRAIFAPRGLAGQAYWQAIKPFHGIVFGGMQRGIAAAAEQAARRAPGQAGESPAKWRPSGNLPGTLGGRQG, encoded by the coding sequence ATGCCTCCCCTCGCACTCGTCACCGGCGCCACCGGATACATCGGCGGCCGCCTCGTCCCCGAGCTGCTGAAGGCCGGGTACGACGTCCGCTGCCTGGTCCGCAGCCCGGACAAGCTCCGGGACCGGCCCTGGCGCGACGACGTCGAGATCATCGAGGGGGACGTCGGGGACGTCGACACCGTCACCAAGGCCGTCGAGGGCACGGATGTCGCCTACTACCTGGTGCACAGCCTCGGCTCCGGCAAGCGCTTCGAACGCCGCGACCGTGACATGGCCCGCTCCTTCGCCCGCGGTGCCCGGGCCGGCGGCGCGCAGCGGCTGGTGTACCTCGGCGGCCTCTACCCCGACACCGAGGACCTGTCCCCGCACCTGGACTCCCGCAAGGAGGTCGGCGAGATCCTGCTCGACTCCGGGGTGCCGACCACGGTGCTGCGCGCGGCAGTGATCCTCGGCTCGGGCTCGGCGTCCTTCGAGATGCTCCGGTACCTCACCGAGCGGCTGCCGGTGATGATCACCCCGCGCTGGGTCGACAACAAGATCCAGCCGATCGCCGTCCGCGACGTGCTGCGCTACCTCGTGGGCGCCGCCCAGGTGGACCCCGAGGTCAGCCGCGGCTTCGACATCGGCGGTCCGGACGTGCTGACCTACCGCGAGATGATGCGCCGGTACGCGACCGCAGCCGGGCTGCCGCGCCGACGGATCTACCCCGTCAACGTGCTCACGCCCCGGCTGTCCAGCCACTGGGTCGGCGTGGTCACCCCGGTGCCGAACAGCCTGGCCCGTCCGCTGGTCGAGTCCCTGGTGCACGAGGTGGTCTGCAAGGAGCACGACATCGCGCGCTACGTCCCGGACCCGGACGGCGGCCTGGTCGGCTTCGACCGGGCGCTCGAGCTCGCGCTGGCCAAGGTGCAGGCGTACGACGTGGACACCTCGTGGTCGTCGGCCAGCATCCCCGGCACGCCCAGCGACCCGCTGCCCAGCGATCCGGACTGGGCCGGCGGCACGCTCTACGTCGACGAACGCTTCGCGCCGGTACAGGCACCCCGGGAAGCGTTGTGGTCGGTCATCGAGGGCATCGGCGGTGAGAACGGCTGGTACAGCTGGCCGCTGGGTTGGTGGGCTCGCGGCGTGCTGGACCGGCTCAGCGGCGGTCCCGGTCTGCGGCGCGGCCGGCGCAACCGCTACGACCTGGCCGTCGGCGACGCCCTCGACTGGTGGCGGGTGGAGGAGATCGAGGACCTGCACCTGCTGCGGCTGCGCGCCGAGATGCGGCTGCCGGGCCTCGCCTGGCTCGAGCTGATCGTCGAGTCGCCGCAGGACGCCGCGGACGGCCCGCAGGACGCGCCGACGGACGGCGTGGTGTTCCGCCAGCGGGCCATCTTCGCCCCGCGAGGGCTGGCCGGGCAGGCGTACTGGCAGGCCATCAAGCCGTTCCACGGCATCGTGT
- a CDS encoding mechanosensitive ion channel family protein: protein MLHALTEFSAADAKNLPTWLTENVVPPLVRILTILFVAAVIRFILLRLLRRLIRGTVQSTDKLAENRATRVLVSATGALNERRRARTETLGSVLGSVITGVVFGIAFLMILSELGFNLAPVLASAGVAGVALGFGAQSLVKDYLSGIFMLLEDQYGVGDLIDTGEAVGTVEEVTLRITKLRDGSGVAWYVRNGEIVRVANKSQGWSTAIVDIPVAYAEDIERAKQVISDVVAQVYADESFAGIILDAPTVAGVEQITGSTVTIRVIAKTEPNEQWGVQRAIRERVKVAFDAAGVRAPVVYPPAGGAAAGPGTISGTV from the coding sequence GTGCTCCACGCGCTCACCGAGTTCTCCGCTGCCGACGCCAAGAACCTCCCCACCTGGCTGACCGAGAACGTCGTCCCGCCGCTCGTCCGGATCCTCACGATCCTGTTCGTCGCGGCGGTCATCCGGTTCATCCTGCTGCGGCTGCTGCGGCGACTGATCCGCGGGACGGTGCAGTCCACCGACAAGCTGGCGGAGAACCGCGCGACCCGGGTGCTGGTGTCCGCGACCGGCGCCCTGAACGAGCGCCGGCGCGCGCGCACCGAGACGCTGGGTTCGGTGCTGGGCAGCGTGATCACCGGGGTGGTCTTCGGCATCGCGTTCCTGATGATCCTGAGCGAGCTCGGCTTCAACCTCGCGCCGGTGCTCGCCTCGGCCGGGGTGGCCGGTGTGGCGCTGGGTTTCGGGGCGCAGAGCCTGGTCAAGGACTACCTGTCCGGCATCTTCATGCTGCTGGAGGACCAGTACGGCGTGGGTGACCTGATCGACACCGGCGAGGCCGTCGGCACGGTCGAGGAGGTCACGCTGCGCATCACGAAGCTGCGCGACGGCAGCGGGGTCGCCTGGTACGTGCGCAACGGCGAGATCGTCCGGGTCGCGAACAAGAGCCAGGGCTGGTCGACGGCGATCGTGGACATCCCGGTCGCCTACGCCGAGGACATCGAGCGCGCGAAGCAGGTCATCAGCGACGTCGTCGCGCAGGTGTACGCGGACGAGTCGTTCGCCGGGATCATCCTGGACGCGCCGACCGTCGCGGGGGTCGAGCAGATCACCGGGTCCACCGTGACGATCCGCGTGATCGCCAAGACCGAGCCGAACGAGCAGTGGGGCGTCCAGCGCGCCATCCGCGAGCGGGTCAAGGTGGCGTTCGACGCAGCCGGGGTGCGCGCCCCGGTGGTGTACCCACCGGCCGGCGGCGCAGCGGCCGGCCCTGGCACCATCAGCGGCACCGTCTAG